In a single window of the Populus alba chromosome 16, ASM523922v2, whole genome shotgun sequence genome:
- the LOC118030940 gene encoding uncharacterized protein, which produces MAEDLVLDTAIRDWVLIPLTVVMILIGILRYFVSKLMQSQQTPDAKIVKEGQVVVRARNLRAGANFIPAKSFRARRAYFSNEENGLLHVPKGQGQNPQAQMFSDPNMAMDMMKKNLSMIIPQTLTFAWVNFFFSGFVAAKIPFPLTQRFRSMLQNGIDLSTVDVSYVSSRSWYFLNLFGLRGLFSLILGEENAMDDTQRMMQMGGFGFDPTKNLSAEKDGLDIIQHEWALPKFEQRAEAVLKKLVS; this is translated from the exons ATGGCAGAAGATCTAGTGCTAGACACAGCTATAAGAGATTGGGTGCTGATCCCATTAACAGTAGTAATGATTCTTATTGGGATCCTTCGTTATTTTGTTTCAAAGCTTATGCAATCTCAGCAGACTCCAGATGCTAAAATTGTTAAAGAAGG GCAAGTTGTTGTGAGAGCAAGGAATTTGCGAGCTGGAGCTAACTTCATACCTGCTAAGTCGTTTCGAGCTCGAAGGGCTTATTTTAGCAATgag GAAAATGGATTGTTGCATGTTCCCAAGGGCCAGGGTCAGAATCCACAAGCACAAATGTTCTCTGACCCAAATATGGCCATGGATATGATGAAGAAAAATCTTTCTATGATTATACCCCAG ACTCTTACCTTTGCATGGGTCAACTTTTTCTTCTCTGGATTTGTTGCAG CCAAGATACCATTTCCACTGACTCAGAGATTCAGATCAATGCTGCAAAATGGGATTGATTTGAGCACTGTGGATGTTAGCTATGTTAGCAGTCGATCATG GTATTTCCTTAATTTGTTTGGATTAAGGGGTTTGTTTAGTCTCATTCTGGGTGAAGAAAATG CTATGGATGATACCCAGCGGATGATGCAAATGggtggttttggttttgatcCAACCAAG AACTTGAGTGCTGAGAAAGATGGCCTTGACATAATTCAGCATGAATGGGCCCTACCAAAATTTGAGCAGCGTGCTGAAGCAGTGTTGAAAAAACTTGTGAGCTGA
- the LOC118030942 gene encoding E3 ubiquitin-protein ligase UPL5, with protein sequence MTAVKKNTQKKTPPSQRRHNFRSILPSPFTLSVYQNHTVSSSKTTISCLLPYLKNLQVGENTVTTVHQMSLPQSPAVDSLPQQRSSTVDHRGSSKRKLDDVDDHDAVFSDLISVRMRKDDTESSTGHNLQQPPSISSTNQLPTRVSDASASASSSTTDFPSTPSPPRRSQSRLQFFIRMISDGTHIVITANLTDSVKSLHERIRVMTGIPVIEQRLIYKGKQLQYENKLSDYSIEKDSILHLVGRMRSTRHPRTCQLINDMVSYICRICKSILPCGFHPCVSKHIKELMNEFFSLTPKDDNEDALGHLSVFLSNSAPAALVTLYVSSVKGNKECAEGAIRHFLNSCKSSLPKNLHLQCVPIVMEFCNLLRKVGSDDPLYIVCRSCLGSLLENGGGACGWRYRGGEEGKGVVVMQEIFPFVSELGSKLLKDLMGSVAGSVGPSVADVKDFSAFLVPLYSMISEQGACRGLVSMPLNKRAFNYPLYAKEIEHLHVIFLDLLNIMEKCLGEMQDSSNLKMNGEGELNHTGWSQYLAILKELNNIAKLYKGAEENFWTVLRLGKASLCVLIVRYAKRTEDHQWLLQNKDVTDFESRRHLAMMMFPEVKEDYEELHEMLIDRSQLLSESFEYIVHADSDALHGGLFLEFKNEEATGPGVLREWFFLVTQALFDPQKALFVACPSDRRRFYPNPASKVDPMHPEYFTFSGRVMALALMHKVQVGIVFDRAFFLQLAGMHITLEDIRDADPCLYSSCKQILQMDPEFIDSDALSLTFVREVEELGSRKVVELCPGGKSIVVNSKNREKYVDLLIQHRFVTSISEPVSRFARGFADILSNSGLQKLFFQSLELEDLDWMLYGSENAICVEDWKAHTEYNGYKETDPQISWFWKIIGEMSPDQRKVLLFFWTSVKYLPVEGFRGLASRLHIYKSTEPHNHLPSSHTCFYRLCFPPYPSLAIMQDRLHLITQEHVGCSFGTW encoded by the exons ATGACGgctgttaaaaaaaacacacagaaAAAAACCCCACCGAGCCAGAGACGACACAATTTCCGTTCAATCCTTCCCTCGCCGTTTACTCTCTCCGTATATCAAAACCACACCGTCTCATCCTCTAAGACAACGATCTCATGCCTTCTCCCCTACCTTAAAAACTTACAGGTCGGGGAGAACACAGTCACCACCGTTCATCAAATGTCACTTCCCCAATCTCCCGCCGTTGATTCCCTCCCTCAACAGCGCTCCTCCACCGTTGATCACCGCGGCTCCTCCAAACGCAAACTAGACGATGTCGATGACCACGACGCCGTTTTCTCTGACTTAATCTCCGTCAGGATGCGTAAAGACGACACCGAGTCATCCACCGGCCATAACCTGCAGCAACCTCCCTCCATCTCCTCCACCAATCAGCTCCCCACACGTGTCTCCGACGCCTCCGCCTCCGCCTCATCATCAACCACCGATTTTCCCTCCACTCCCTCCCCTCCCCGTCGGTCTCAATCGAGGCTCCAATTCTTCATCAGAATGATCTCCGACGGTACTCACATTGTGATCACCGCGAATTTGACTGATTCCGTCAAATCACTCCATGAACGGATTCGCGTGATGACCGGGATTCCGGTGATCGAGCAACGACTAATTTACAAAGGTAAGCAATTGCAATACGAAAACAAACTCTCCGATTACTCTATCGAGAAGGATTCGATTCTTCATTTAGTTGGCCGAATGCGGAGCACTAGGCATCCCCGTACTTGTCAATTGATCAATGATATGGTTTCCTACATTTGTCGAATTTGTAAGTCTATTCTGCCGTGTGGTTTTCATCCATGTGTTTCAAAGCAtataaaagagttgatgaatgaGTTCTTTAGCTTGACACCGAAGGATGATAATGAGGATGCTTTAGGACATTTGAGTGTGTTTTTATCGAATAGTGCGCCAGCTGCGTTGGTTACACTCTATGTTTCGAGTGTTAAAGGGAATAAGGAGTGCGCGGAGGGTGCGATCAGGCATTTTTTGAATTCATGTAAGAGTTCGTTGCCAAAGAATTTGCATTTGCAGTGTGTTCCGATTGTGATGgagttttgtaatttgttgAGGAAGGTTGGGAGTGATGATCCATTGTATATTGTGTGTAGGAGTTGTCTTGGTTCATTGTTGGAGAATGGTGGGGGTGCGTGTGGGTGGAGGTATCGAGGAGGGGAGGAGGGGAAGGGAGTTGTTGTTATGCAGGAAATTTTTCCGTTTGTTAGTGAGCTGGGGAGTAAGTTGTTAAAAGATTTGATGGGGAGTGTGGCGGGGAGTGTGGGGCCATCAGTAGCTGATGTGAAGGATTTTTCAGCGTTTTTGGTACCGTTGTATAGTATGATTTCAGAGCAAGGGGCATGTAGGGGTCTGGTTTCGATGCCGTTGAACAAGAGGGCATTTAATTATCCATTGTATGCGAAGGAGATTGAGCATCTTCACGTGATATTTCTTGATTTGCTGAATATTATGGAGAAATGTCTTGGGGAAATGCAGGATTCTTCGAATTTGAAAATGAATGGAGAGGGTGAGTTGAATCATACAGGTTGGTCTCAATATTTGGCTATTTTGAAGGAGTTGAATAACATTGCTAAACTCTATAAGGGTGCTGAGGAAAATTTTTGGACAGTTTTGAGACTTGGAAAGGCTTCCTTGTGTGTGCTGATTGTTAGATATGCAAAAAGAACTGAAGATCATCAATGGCTTCTTCAGAACAAGGATGTGACTGATTTTGAGTCTAGGAGGCATTTGGCTATGATGATGTTCCCTGAGGTGAAAGAAGATTACGAGGAGCTTCACGAGATGCTCATTGATCGGTCACAATTGTTGTCAGAGTCATTTGAGTACATAGTGCATGCTGACTCAGATGCACTGCATGGTGGTCTATTTCTGGAATTTAAAAATGAGGAAGCTACTGGTCCTGGTGTATTGCGGGAGTGGTTTTTCTTGGTTACACAAGCTCTATTTGATCCTCAAAAAGCTCTTTTTGTGGCATGCCCAAGTGATCGCAGAAGGTTCTATCCTAATCCTG CATCCAAGGTGGATCCCATGCACCCTGAGTATTTCACATTCTCTGGTCGAGTGATGGCTTTAGCTTTGATGCATAAAGTGCAAGTTGGCATTGTATTTGATCGGgcatttttcttgcaattggCTGGGATGCATATTACTTTGGAAGACATACGGGATGCAGATCCATGCTTGTATAGCAGTTGCAAACAGATTCTGCAGATGGATCCTGAGTTCATTGATTCAGATGCTTTGAGTCTGACATTCGTTAGAGAAGTTGAGGAACTAGGATCCAGGAAAGTCGTGGAACTTTGCCCTGGTGGGAAGAGTATTGTTGTAAATAGCAAGAATCGGGAGAAATATGTCGATCTTCTCATTCAGCATCGCTTTGTCACATCTATCTCTGAACCAGTATCTAGATTTGCACGTGGTTTTGCTGATATTCTTTCAAACTCTGGGCTACAGAAGCTGTTCTTCCAGAGTTTAGAGCTTGAGGATCTCGATTGGATGCTATATGGAAGTGAAAATGCTATCTGTGTGGAAGATTGGAAGGCACACACTGAGTACAATGGCTACAAGGAAACTGATCCTCAGATATCCTGGTTCTGGAAG ATCATTGGGGAAATGTCACCAGATCAGAGAAAGGTTCTGCTCTTCTTTTGGACCTCAGTGAAGTATCTACCTGTTGAGGGTTTCCGTGGTCTGGCCTCACGACTTCACATTTACAAGTCCACAGAGCCTCACAATCACCTCCCTTCATCTCATACATGCTTTTACCGATTGTGTTTCCCACCTTATCCCTCCTTGGCTATTATGCAAGATCGCCTCCATCTCATCACTCAAGAACATGTTGGATGCAGTTTCGGCACCTGGTGA
- the LOC118030941 gene encoding uncharacterized protein — protein sequence MATVEVAAAPAIPETEVPEVTKTEETTTETAPPAPAPVAEEPTEAAPAVAPAAEPEAEPAVEVETKEVVEEPAKAEAEEVAAPAIEETPEETPAETVTEETKEETKEEAAPAPVEEEKPAEEEKPAEAPAAETTNTEVPVEITE from the exons ATGGCTACTGTTGAG GTTGCAGCTGCTCCAGCAATTCCAGAGACTGAGGTGCCTGAGGTAACCAAGACCGAGGAGACAACCACAGAAACTGCACCACCTGCCCCTGCGCCAGTAGCCGAAGAACCAACAGAAGCAGCACCCGCTGTTGCCCCGGCTGCAGAACCTGAAGCTGAACCTGCAGTTGAGGTTGAAACCAAGGAGGTTGTAGAAGAACCAGCAAAAGCTGAGGCTGAAGAGGTTGCAGCTCCAGCAATAGAAGAAACTCCCGAGGAGACTCCTGCAGAAACTGTTACTGAGGAGACCAAAGAAGAGACCAAGGAGGAGGCAGCACCAGCTCCTGTTGAGGAAGAGAAACCagcagaagaagagaagccagcTGAAGCACCAGCTGCAGAGACAACCAACACAGAAGTTCCAGTGGAGATCACTGAGTGA